Proteins from one Osmerus mordax isolate fOsmMor3 chromosome 21, fOsmMor3.pri, whole genome shotgun sequence genomic window:
- the tmem186 gene encoding transmembrane protein 186 yields the protein MSITSLFSCFHRTTAVMHRSTLLLRLTHQALAHRRGLCLVRRSSTRLVLNTQPHAPNLPCGGRNAPFLHHRPQGLSSPSAHVLLAKCSDLSSQNYTLIYSLPHIMLLRAVSRLKLLQTGITVVLLPPVYYMYLQGDASDLLVVYSTGIALFAGTMLYTASHFFRRVVGMMYVDSAQTTLRVSHLTFWGKRTDVYMPVSDVMTVGDAGDSIGEPILKLKRYSCADTLYFSTRLGRVVDRHTFEKVFGTLT from the exons ATGTCTATTACTTCGCTATTTTCATGTTTTCACCGGACAACGGCTGTCATG cATAGGTCAACGCTTCTTTTACGGCTGACCCACCAAGCTTTGGCCCACCGCAGAGGGCTATGTCTAGTAAGAAGATCATCCACTCGTcttgtcctcaacacacaaccccacgCACCCAATCTACCGTGCGGTGGCCGCAACGCACCCTTCCTTCATCACCGCCCCCAGGGTCTCTCTTCACCGTCAGCCCACGTCCTCCTCGCAAAATGCTCAGACCTGTCGAGTCAAAATTACACCCTCATCTACTCACTACCTCACATCATGCTGCTCAGAGCGGTATCCAGACTCAAACTGCTCCAGACGGGCATCACAGTGGTCTTACTTCCCCCTGTCTACTACATGTATCTCCAAGGAGACGCGTCGGACCTCCTAGTCGTCTACAGCACCGGAATAGCGCTCTTTGCCGGTACAATGCTGTACACCGCGAGTCACTTCTTTCGACGCGTTGTGGGGATGATGTACGTGGATTCGGCGCAGACTACGCTTAGGGTATCTCACCTGACTTTTTGGGGCAAACGGACTGACGTTTACATGCCGGTGTCGGATGTGATGACCGTGGGAGATGCGGGGGATTCTATCGGTGAACCTATACTGAAACTGAAACGCTATAGTTGTGCTGATACGCTCTATTTTTCTACCCGCCTCGGACGAGTAGTAGACCGCCATACCTTTGAGAAAGTGTTTGGAACCCTTACTTGA